In Lycium ferocissimum isolate CSIRO_LF1 chromosome 3, AGI_CSIRO_Lferr_CH_V1, whole genome shotgun sequence, the genomic window TTAGAATGGAAAAGcacattcaaaatttcaaatgcaCATGAGCATTCAGCACATCACATGTCATAACAATTTGCAAGAAACACAAAGCTCTCATTACCTCAACACCTGCACCACGATGGTAATCCATAGTCAAGGTTTCAGCAGTCCGTTTTCCTTCGTCATAACAGCTCCTAACACCTGGATATTTCAAGACGCTCCAAACATTACTAAAACCATCTGATAGAAAAACTTATAAACAAAACCAGAAATAAATTATTGAGCCTGCTACACACCTATTGGATTCACATTTCCCCAATACGTTTCCTTTTGTGGATGCTCAAGTGGATCACCATAAACCTCACTTGTACTAGTAAGCAAGAACCTTGCACCAATTCTCTTGGCAAGGCCCAACATGTTAAGAGTACCCATCACATTTGTCTTGTAATCACAATTAAGGAACTCAAGTACATCCAAATTAAAGAAGATAATAAAACGGCAATTAAGCATGTCGGAAATTCCTTTTTGAAATGGATGTATGTAGGAAATTCCTTAATAATCATCAATAAACTCCTTTGAACTGACAATGGAAAGAATAGACAACCTGGCTACTTAAAAGGCAATTACaagtactccctctatcccaaatTGGTTGTCATATTTCGCTTCTCGAGGCCAAACTATCTTACATTGGCAaacatattaaaataattttttcatcaaattgacATAAGAAAAGTTGCAATTTGTAGTACTTTTcgtatagtttttgaatatctaaattctAATCGTAAGATATTGAGTTGATCTAATCTAATTTGGCTTAGAAGATTAGTCTCGGGAAGCGaaacatgacaactaatttGGAACGGAGGCAGTTAACTTTCTATAACAAAACCGAATTTGATAACTCAGCAAAAGATGGTAAATGACATACCGTGCCGATCAAAACTACATTATacgtgtatataagttaaatccatAAACGCATGCATCACgagaaacaaacaaaaagtttttatacaaaaaaaaggtttttaaaagCCAAATACAAGTAACTTTCTATAACAAGCATGGGTCGATAACTCACAAAAGATAGTAAACAAAATACTAAAACCTATAAAACTAAAATATCCCTATGCATAATATAAATCCATGCACGTACGCATCACGATGAAACAAAAAAGAGGTTTTTATACATAACAAATAATCAATAGCCTGCCATTTATTACCTCAGCCCACTTTAGCCCGACCCATTTTAGCCGAACTAATTGACCAGCCCATCTATTAACTCTGCCCATTTCGACCCGCCCAAATCCaacccaacccgcccatttgacacccctagttaaatccatgcacacacacattgcaaagaaacaaaaagcaactttttataccaaaacaaaattcaaaataacccaaaagtAATGATATAGTTTTAACTGGATTATGAACAGGAGAAGCAGAACAAGTTAAAAGAGGTTTTTATGCATAACAAATAATGAGAAATTAGCCAAATACAAGTAACTTCCTATAACAAGCACAGATCAATAACTCACAAAAGACGGTAAACAACATAGTACACCCTATAATACCACAACTATCCATCGACATACGTTAAATCCACACACGTACGcataaaaatgaaacaaaaaagaCGGTTTTTACACATAACAAACAATTCAAAAGTAACACGATATTGACAATAAAAAAGGATATAATAGTCTTGACGGGATTATACTTATAATGAACAGGTGAAGCAGGACAAGCCAAATGATAGATGTGATCAACTTCCAATAAAATAGGTTCAACAACATCATGTCTAATTAACTCAAATCTATGATTCCCAAAATGATGCatcaaattttctttccttccagtaaaaaaattatcaataacaataacatcatcaCCTCTTTTAATTAACTTATCAACTAAATGTGACCCTACAAACCCTGCCCCACCCGTTACCACTACCCGCATCCGTTTCCTCCCTATCCCAACCGGTACCCGACCCGTACCCGCACCCGTTAAGAAGCTACTACTACTTGTCTTAAACGGTGTGGTAATAGTTGATGTATGTGTAATTGAGGGAATTGAATCGTGTGATTTGGGGATTTGTGAAGATGGGTTGATGAGAATGAAGAATGTTGACCCGATTAAGATACCAATAAGGATGAAAAGGAGACGTTGTTCTTTAAGGAGGTAATTAATGGATCTAGGAAGAGATCTGGGGTGTTTGAATGTTTTTGGAGAAGATGGAGGGGTGTTTTGTGAAATTGACATTGacatttcttcatctcttctgTGATTCATTGAAGATTGTGTGTGCAATTTCATTGCTGCTTTTTTGTTGGTTATCTTCTAAATTCAGATATATTTGTAAGAATTGTGAGT contains:
- the LOC132049679 gene encoding UDP-glucuronic acid decarboxylase 1-like isoform X2 — encoded protein: MKLHTQSSMNHRRDEEMSMSISQNTPPSSPKTFKHPRSLPRSINYLLKEQRLLFILIGILIGSTFFILINPSSQIPKSHDSIPSITHTSTITTPFKTSSSSFLTGAGTGRVPVGIGRKRMRVVVTGGAGFVGSHLVDKLIKRGDDVIVIDNFFTGRKENLMHHFGNHRFELIRHDVVEPILLEVDHIYHLACPASPVHYKYNPVKTIISNVMGTLNMLGLAKRIGARFLLTSTSEVYGDPLEHPQKETYWGNVNPIGVRSCYDEGKRTAETLTMDYHRGAGVEVRIARIFNTYGPRMCLDDGRVVSNFVAQAIRKQPMTVYGDGKQTRSFQYVSDLVDGLVALMEGEHIGPFNLGNPGEFTMLELAEVVKEVIDPSATIEFRANTADDPHKRKPDISRAKELLNWEPKVPLRDGLPRMVNDFRNRILNEDEGKGN
- the LOC132049679 gene encoding UDP-glucuronic acid decarboxylase 1-like isoform X1 produces the protein MKLHTQSSMNHRRDEEMSMSISQNTPPSSPKTFKHPRSLPRSINYLLKEQRLLFILIGILIGSTFFILINPSSQIPKSHDSIPSITHTSTITTPFKTSSSSFLTGAGTGRVPVGIGRKRMRVVVTGGAGFVGSHLVDKLIKRGDDVIVIDNFFTGRKENLMHHFGNHRFELIRHDVVEPILLEVDHIYHLACPASPVHYKYNPVKTIKTNVMGTLNMLGLAKRIGARFLLTSTSEVYGDPLEHPQKETYWGNVNPIGVRSCYDEGKRTAETLTMDYHRGAGVEVRIARIFNTYGPRMCLDDGRVVSNFVAQAIRKQPMTVYGDGKQTRSFQYVSDLVDGLVALMEGEHIGPFNLGNPGEFTMLELAEVVKEVIDPSATIEFRANTADDPHKRKPDISRAKELLNWEPKVPLRDGLPRMVNDFRNRILNEDEGKGN